Proteins from one Panicum virgatum strain AP13 chromosome 7K, P.virgatum_v5, whole genome shotgun sequence genomic window:
- the LOC120639522 gene encoding cytochrome P450 93G1-like, with translation MQMEEQQGSSMVADPVTAVLVALIAAFTTAVALHHLIISRWSLQQALRLPPGPTSLPVIGHLHLLRPPVHRTFQELASRAGPLMHIRLGSTHCVVASTADVAGELIRGHEGSISERPLTAVARQFAYGSAGFAFAPYNAHWRFMKRLCMSELLGPRTVEQLRPVRRAGAVALLRAALAASARGEAVDLTHELIRLANTSVIRMVASTVPRSVADYIALCRGWDLQGLRRRAADVHRRFDALLEEIIRHKEEAREERRLLTADDHTKAKDSTTHKDLLDILMDKAEDKTAEVKLTRDNIKAFIIDVVTAGSDTSAAMVEWMLAELMNHPEALRKVVAEIDAVVGGGRIAGEADLPQLPYLMAAYKETLRLHPAAPIALRQSSEEMVVRGFTVPPQTAVFINIWAIGRDPAFWEEPQAFRPERFLPGGGAEGLEPRGQHFQFMPFGSGRRGCPGMGLALQSVPAVLAALVQCFDWAAGGDGHQLIDMDESDGLVCARKQLLLLRPTPRFNPFPAVV, from the exons ATGCAAATGGAAGAGCAGCAGGGCAGCAGCATGGTCGCCGATCCGGTGACCGCAGTCCTAGTGGCGCTGATCGCGGCCTTCACCACCGCCGTGGCCTTGCACCACCTCATCATCTCCCGGTGGAGCCTGCAGCAGGCCCTCCGGCTGCCACCGGGCCCGACGAGCCTCCCGGTGATCGGGCACCTCcacctgctccggccgccggtcCACCGCACCTTCCAGGAGCTGGCGTCCCGCGCGGGCCCCCTGATGCACATCCGCCTGGGCTCCACGCACTGCGTGGTGGCGAGCACCGccgacgtcgccggcgagctgatCCGCGGCCACGAGGGCAGCATCTCCGAGCGGCCGCtcacggcggtggcgcggcagtTCGCCTACGGCTCGGCGGGCTTCGCCTTCGCCCCCTACAACGCACACTGGCGCTTCATGAAGCGCCTCTGCATGTCGGAGCTGCTGGGCCCGCGCACCGTCGAGCAGCTGCGCcccgtccgccgcgccggcgccgttgcgctgctgcgcgccgcgttggcggcgtcggcgcgcggcgaggcggtggacctcACCCACGAGCTCATCCGCCTCGCCAACACCTCCGTCATCCGGATGGTCGCCAGCACCGTGCCCCGGAGCGTCGCCGACTACATCGCCCTCTGCCGCGGCTGGGACCTCCAGGGCCTCCGCAGGCGAGCCGCCGACGTCCACCGCCGCTTCGACGCGCTGCTGGAGGAGATCATCAGGCacaaggaggaggccagggaGGAGCGGAGGCTCCTCACGGCCGACGACCACACGAAGGCCAAGGACTCCACGACGCACAAGGACCTGCTGGACATCCTCATGGACAAAGCCGAGGACAAGACTGCGGAGGTGAAGCTCACACGGGACAACATCAAGGCCTTCATCATC GACGTGGTGACTGCTGGGTCGGATAcgtcggcggccatggtggagtGGATGCTGGCGGAGCTGATGAACCACCCAGAGGCCCTGCGCAAGGTGGTGGCGGAGATCGACGCCGTGGTGGGCGGGGGCCGGATCGCCGGCGAGGCGGACCTGCCGCAGCTGCCGTACCTGATGGCGGCGTACAAGGAGACGCTGCGGCTGCACCCCGCGGCGCCCATCGCGCTCCGCCAGTCGTCGGAGGAGATGGTGGTGCGCGGCTTCACCGTGCCGCCGCAGACCGCCGTGTTCATCAACATCTGGGCCATCGGGCGGGACCCGGCCTTCTGGGAGGAGCCCCAGGCGTTCCGGCCGGAGCGGTTcctgcccggcggcggcgccgaggggcTGGAGCCCCGCGGGCAGCACTTCCAGTTCATGCCATTCGGCAGCGGCCGCCGGGGATGCCCCGGCATGGGCCTGGCGCTGCAGTCCGTGCCGGCCGTGCTGGCCGCGCTCGTGCAGTGCTTTGACTGGGCGGCCGGTGGCGACGGCCACCAGTTG